The following coding sequences are from one Lycium ferocissimum isolate CSIRO_LF1 chromosome 3, AGI_CSIRO_Lferr_CH_V1, whole genome shotgun sequence window:
- the LOC132050941 gene encoding transcription factor MYB1-like has product MNTPTCMQLGVRKGAWTEEEDFLLRKCIQKYGEGKWHLVPPRSGLNRCRKSCRLRWLNYLRPNIKRGDFSSDEVDLILRLHKLLGNRFINVMMVTIAGRLPGRTANDVKNYWNTRLLRKLNIAPQKQERKCKSIHENAIIKPQPRKLSTTKKLNFSWCNNKSIGNEEASTDNDIQWWANILENCNDIEEEAAAKRTPSLLKEGQSDGWDEFPVDDIWNLLN; this is encoded by the exons ATGAATACTCCTACTTGTATGCAGTTGGGCGTGAGGAAAGGTGCATGGACCGAAGAAGAagattttcttttaagaaaatgcatTCAAAAATACGGTGAAGGAAAGTGGCATCTTGTTCCTCCTAGATCTG GTTTAAATAGATGCAGGAAGAGTTGCAGATTAAGGTGGCTGAATTATCTAAGGCCAAATATAAAGAGAGGTGACTTCTCTTCTGATGAAGTTGATCTCATTTTGAGGCTTCATAAGCTTCTAGGCAACAG GTTTATAAATGTCATGATGGTCACTATTGCTGGTAGACTTCCAGGAAGGACAGCAAACGATGTGAAAAATTACTGGAACACTCGCCTTCTCAGGAAGTTAAATATTGCTCCTCagaaacaagagagaaagtGCAAATCTATTCATGAAAACGCCATAATAAAACCTCAACCTCGGAAACTTTCAACCACCAAGAAGTTGAATTTTTCTTGGTGCAACAATAAAAGTATCGGAAATGAAGAAGCATCGACAGACAACGACATCCAATGGTGGGCAAATATACTGGAAAATTGCAATGACATTGAAGAAGAAGCAGCAGCTAAAAGAACACCAAGTTTGTTGAAAGAAGGACAAAGTGATGGTTGGGATGAATTTCCTGTGGATGACATATGGAATCTACTTAATTAG